A region from the Lycium barbarum isolate Lr01 chromosome 8, ASM1917538v2, whole genome shotgun sequence genome encodes:
- the LOC132606034 gene encoding pleiotropic drug resistance protein 1-like: protein MSGFIDHRSRSQDLFNAMGSMYAATLFLGVQNSSSVQPVVAVERTVFCRERAARMYSAIPYAFGQVVIEIPYVFVQAAFYGIIVYAMIGFEWTTAKFFWYFFIMYFTLLYFTFYSMMTMAVTPNQNVASIVAAFFYAVWNLLSGFIDARPKQHIPIRWRWYYWACPVAWTLYGLVASQFGDLQNKLSDDENVQQFLGRYFGFEHDFLGVVAAIIVAWPVIFAFMFALAIKAFNFQKR, encoded by the exons atgtCGGGCTTTATTGATCATAGGAGTCGTAGCCAGGATCTTTTCAATGCTATGGGATCTATGTATGCTGCAACTCTCTTCCTTGGTGTACAAAATTCATCATCGGTCCAGCCTGTTGTAGCTGTTGAGCGTACTGTATTTTGCAGAGAAAGAGCTGCTAGAATGTATTCTGCTATACCTTATGCCTTTGGACAG GTTGTAATTGAAATACCTTATGTATTTGTACAAGCTGCTTTCTATGGTATCATTGTGTATGCAATGATTGGATTTGAATGGACCACTGCCAAGTTCTTTTGGTACTTCTTCATCATGTATTTCACTCTCTTGTACTTCACCTTCTATAGCATGATGACTATGGCTGTTACCCCAAATCAAAATGTTGCTTCTATTGTTGCGGCCTTCTTCTATGCAGTATGGAATCTCTTATCAGGATTCATCGATGCACGACCT aAACAGCATATTCCAATACGGTGGAGATGGTACTACTGGGCTTGCCCTGTTGCATGGACCTTATATGGTCTTGTTGCATCACAGTTCGGAGACCTCCAAAATAAGCTTAGTGATGATGAAAATGTGCAACAATTCTTGGGGCGTTATTTTGGATTCGAGCATGATTTTCTTGGAGTAGTTGCAGCAATTATTGTTGCATGGCCTGTTATTTTCGCGTTCATGTTTGCATTGGCCATCAAGGCATTCAACTTCCAGAAAAGATAA